In one Bactrocera tryoni isolate S06 chromosome 5, CSIRO_BtryS06_freeze2, whole genome shotgun sequence genomic region, the following are encoded:
- the LOC120778065 gene encoding LITAF domain-containing protein, translating into MSKANGTTPPQYTYVPPPSAPPSYQEAVGGVKPVGPFTPIAAPTVPSSNNAIVTTVVPIARTATHMICPSCHVEIETTTRTEPGMIAYLSGFIIALLGCWLGCCLIPCCIDDCMDVHHTCPNCKAYLGRYRR; encoded by the exons ATGAGCAAAGCAAATGGAACAACGCCTCCGCAATATACTTACGTTCCTCCGCCATCGGCGCCACCATCTTATCAGGAAGCTGTTGGTGGGGTTAAACCGGTTGGACCATTTACCCCAATCGCCGCACCTACTGTTCCATCATCCAACAATGCAATTGTAACCACGGTTGTGCCTATCGCTCGAACCGCTACACATATGATATGTCCTTCTTGTCATGTCGAAATCGAAACTACTACGCGAACGGAACCTGGCATGATCGCCTACTTGTCAGGATTTATAATAGCTCTATTAGG TTGCTGGCTTGGTTGTTGCCTTATACCATGTTGTATAGATGATTGTATGGATGTACACCACACCTGTCCAAATTGCAAAGCTTATCTCGGACGTTATCGGCGGTAA